A window of the Branchiostoma lanceolatum isolate klBraLanc5 chromosome 13, klBraLanc5.hap2, whole genome shotgun sequence genome harbors these coding sequences:
- the LOC136446945 gene encoding uncharacterized protein, producing MKTFIVIALLCLGGAQASLLDDLAAATTAALDGILSTAQTAAQELLDTYVPVLGQSAQQLVGEAVSNLGDSLAGLISGRRKRQEFQTEIGQIINDGVQSLLEHTTQAIQNVQDALTGTIDSLFGTTTTDPAQAITTTKRLLVKNQGKAKRAIAATSGKMALRMSRDFFSDLATGVATIFQPVIDQAALAFNQLVDAATAVGAQVVDHGQTFINNVTDSVTQTINNLSGVVDPYVQDAQNIIGSVTDHFTNTFGAGTTA from the exons ATGAAGACGTTCATCGTTATCGCTCTGCTGTGCCTCGGGGGCGCCCAGGCTAGCCTTCTTGACGATCTGGCCGCCGCCACGACAGCTGCCCTGGACGGCATCCTGAGCACTGCCCAGACCGCCGCACAAG aACTGCTGGACACCTACGTTCCTGTCCTCGGCCAGTCCGCCCAGCAGCTGGTAGGAGAAGCGGTCTCCAATCTGGGAGATTCGCTCGCCGGCCTGATCAGTGGCAGGAGGAAGCGTCAGGAGTTCCAGACCGAGATCGGACAGATCATCAACGATGGGGTCCAGTCCCTGCTGGAGCACACCACCCAGGCCATCCAGAACGTCCAGGATGCCCTGACCGGCACCATCGACTCTCTGTTTGGAACCACCACCACCGACCCTGCACAGGCTATCACCACCACCAAGC GTCTCCTGGTTAAGAACCAAGGCAAGGCCAAGCGCGCAATCGCTGCAACAAGCGGCAAGATGGCCCTGAGGATG TCCCGTGACTTCTTCTCCGACCTTGCTACCGGTGTTGCTACCATCTTCCAGCCCGTCATCGACCAGGCTGCCCTGGCTTTCAATCAG CTCGTCGATGCCGCCACAGCTGTCGGTGCCCAGGTGGTCGATCACGGCCAAACCTTCATTAACAACGTCACCGACTCCGTCACTCAGACCATCA ACAATCTGTCTGGGGTTGTCGACCCCTACGTTCAGGACGCCCAGAACATCATCGGCTCCGTCACGGACCACTTTACGAACACCTTCGGAGCCGGCACCACCGCCTAA
- the LOC136446943 gene encoding uncharacterized protein: MKAFIVIALLCLGGAQASLLDDLAAAATAALDGILTTAQTAAQELLDTYVPVLGQAAQQLVGEAVSNLGDSLTGLVSGKRKRQEFQTEIGQIINDGVQALLEHTTTAIQNVQQALTGTIDSLFGSPDPVQALATTKRALKKNSLKAKSQIGLTNRKMKTMVAKKVSRDFFSDLANGVATIFQPVIDQASLAFNQLVDAATAVGAQVVDHGTALINNLTTTVQDTVNSLSGVIDPYVQDAQTIIGSVTDHFTNTFGADTTA; this comes from the exons ATGAAAGCGTTCATCGTTATCGCTCTGCTGTGCCTCGGGGGCGCCCAGGCTAGCCTTCTGGACGATCTGGCCGCCGCCGCGACAGCTGCCCTGGACGGCATCCTGACCACTGCCCAGACGGCCGCACAAG AACTGCTGGACACCTATGTTCCCGTCCTCGGCCAGGCCGCCCAGCAGCTGGTAGGAGAAGCGGTCTCCAATCTAGGAGACTCGCTGACCGGTCTGGTCAGCGGCAAGAGGAAGCGTCAGGAGTTCCAGACCGAGATCGGACAGATCATCAACGATGGCGTCCAGGCCCTTCTGGAGCACACCACCACGGCCATCCAGAACGTCCAGCAAGCCCTGACCGGAACCATCGACTCTCTGTTCGGATCTCCCGACCCTGTACAGGCTCTCGCCACCACTAAGC GTGCTCTGAAGAAGAACAGCCTGAAGGCCAAGAGCCAGATCGGCCTGACCAACCGTAAGATGAAGACTATGGTTGCCAAGAAGGTG tcccGTGACTTCTTCTCTGACCTTGCCAACGGCGTTGCCACCATCTTCCAGCCCGTCATCGACCAGGCTTCCCTGGCTTTCAACCAG CTCGTCGATGCCGCCACTGCTGTCGGTGCCCAGGTGGTCGATCACGGCACTGCCCTGATCAACAACCTCACCACCACCGTCCAGGATACCGTCA ACAGTCTGTCTGGGGTTATCGACCCCTACGTTCAGGACGCGCAGACCATCATCGGCTCCGTCACGGACCACTTCACGAACACCTTCGGAGCCGACACCACCGCCTAA